GCGTCATTTAATATTCGGAGCCTATAACGCACGAGCCGCCTATTGTCAAGGTTTATTTCAATTTGCGATAGTTTTCTTGACTTAAAACATAACCTTGCTATTATCGCCGCTGATTTTATGAGAGTCATCAAAGAAACGATAACATCTTCAAACTGATAAAGAGGAAATGCTCCGTGAAAAAAATCCTGAATAAATTGCTTTCCGTATCGCCTTTGAAGATCGCTGTTTTGGTGATAGCGGTCGCCATAGTCCTCTTTTTTATTGATTCCAGCTTCCTGCGCTTTATGGAATTAAAGGCCTTCGACTTGCGCACCGTCTCCCGCGGAGCGGTCCCCGCGGGGCAAGAGACCGTTATCGTAACCATTGATGAAAAGAGTCTGAGCGAATTGGGAAGATGGCCTTGGCCGAGAACAACGATTGCCGAGCTTACCAAAAAATTAAAAGAACAGGGCGCCAAGGCTGTCGGATTTGATATAGTTTTTGCAGAGCCGGACAATAACTCCAGCCTTAAAACGGTACAGGAAATCCTGCGTGATGTTAAAAATACCGGCGCCGACGGCAAATTTACCAATATCCTGGAGAAGAAAAAAAATGAGGCGGACACCGACGCCCTCCTTGCCGAATCCATCGCAAAAGCCCAAAATGTAACCCTCGGTTATTTCTTTCATCTCAGCGCAAAAGAGGTTGGCCATCTGCAAGAGGCTCAGATCAAAGCTTCGGAGGAGGCGATCGCCAATGGCCGTTTTTCGATGGTGAAAAGAACAAAAGAAGCCGACGAAAGGCCAATAGTCCATGCCTATGCGGTGCAGCCCAATCTCCCGGTCATATCGGAAGCGGCTGAAAATGGCGGATACTTCAATGCCTTCCCCGATAGGGACGGAATTATCCGCTGGTCGCCGCTCGTGATTAAATTCCGTGACAACTACTATTCATCCCTGGCGCTTTCGCTGCTCGTTCAGTATCTGGAATGGCCCATGCTTGCCCTGAACATAGCCGATTTTGGAGTGGAAAGCATCCGTCTTGACAAGCTTCGAATACCGACTGACGAGGAGGGCAGACTGCTCATCAACTACCTTGGGCCGCCCAAAACATTTCCCCACTATTCGGTTTCGGATATCCTGAAGGGGCGCATCCCCCCCTATAAAATAAAGGGAAAGATCGTGCTGGTCGGCGCCACGGCAACGGGCATCTATGACATGAGAACCACCCCCTTCAGCTCCTTTTATCCGGGTGTGGAGATTCATGCAACCGTCATCGACAATATCCTGCGCCAAAATTTTCTTATCCACTCCGGATGGATAAAATTCATTGATGTCTGCATTATTGTCATGGTCGGTCTGCTTATCGGATTTCTGCTCCCCCGCCTGAAGGCAATGGCGGGAATGGCCTTGAGCGGTTCGCTCATCGCGGCCTTTATAATCATCAACACTAATATCTTTATCCATTACAACGTCTGGATGAACATGATTTATCCGTTGCTCACGATGATTGCCTCCTATCTGGGAATAACGGTTTATCGCTACGTAACGGAAGAACGGGAAAAGAAGAAGATCCGGGGCGCCTTTCAATACTACCTGACCGCTTCCGTCGTAAACGAAATATTGAAGGACCCCAGCAAATTAAAACTGGGCGGCGACAAAAAAAACCTGTCGGTGATGTTCTCCGACATCAGAGGCTTCACCAGCATTTCTGAACAGCTCGCCCCCGAACAGTTGGTACAGCTTTTAAACGAGTACCTGACCGCCATGACGAACATCGTCTTCAAGCACGAGGGGCTGCTGGACAAATACATCGGTGACGCGATCATGGCTGTTTTCGGCGCCCCGCTGGACCAGCCCGACCATGCCCGGCGCGCCTGCCTGACCGCCGTGGAGATGATGTCGGAATTAAAACGCCTGCGAATAAAGTGGGCCAGTGAGGGGTGGCCGCCGATAAATATCGGGATCGGGATCAACACCGGTGATATGGTAGTAGGAAACATGGGCTCCGAAATGCGGTTTGACTACACAGTCATGGGAGACAGCGTGAATCTTTCCTCCCGGCTGGAGGGAACCAATAAAGAATATGGAACAAACATCATCGTCAGCGAGTTTACTCACGAAATCGTGAAGGATGAATTTTTCTTCAGGGAATTGGATGCCGTTCGTGTTAAAGGGAAAAAACTGCCGGTACGGATATTCGAGCTGCTCGGAGAACAAAAAGACAAGGCGCAATGGCAAGGATTTGCAGATATCTTCGCAACTGGTCTGCAATCGTACCGGGAGGGCAGATGGGATGAAGCAATAGCCCAATTCAACAAGGTTTTAGGGGCAAAACCGGGTGATTATCCGGCACAGCTCTACCTCGAGCGCTGTGAGGCGTTAAAAGAGAATCCTCCCGAGGGCGAGTGGGACGGCGTATTTACGATGACAAAAAAATAATTGCCGGTGGGGCGCTTTGACCGGCGGATGGAAATATTTTAATGACTCTTCAGGAAACACAGCCGTATCGAAGTTGGGTAGAGGTTGACCTCGGCCACTTTGCCGCAAACTGGAAGGCGATAAAAAGGCTCCTCGCACCCGGCGTTCAGATCATGCAGGTTGTAAAGGCGGATGGCTACGGCCACGGGGCGATTGAAATATCCAATGCGGCCCTGCAAAACGGCGCCTCTTTTCTCGGCGTCGCCAACGCCGATGAAGGCGTTCAGCTGCGCGTCAGCGGAATAACCGCACCGATCGTTATCCTCTCCCC
This DNA window, taken from Syntrophobacterales bacterium, encodes the following:
- a CDS encoding adenylate/guanylate cyclase domain-containing protein; this translates as MKKILNKLLSVSPLKIAVLVIAVAIVLFFIDSSFLRFMELKAFDLRTVSRGAVPAGQETVIVTIDEKSLSELGRWPWPRTTIAELTKKLKEQGAKAVGFDIVFAEPDNNSSLKTVQEILRDVKNTGADGKFTNILEKKKNEADTDALLAESIAKAQNVTLGYFFHLSAKEVGHLQEAQIKASEEAIANGRFSMVKRTKEADERPIVHAYAVQPNLPVISEAAENGGYFNAFPDRDGIIRWSPLVIKFRDNYYSSLALSLLVQYLEWPMLALNIADFGVESIRLDKLRIPTDEEGRLLINYLGPPKTFPHYSVSDILKGRIPPYKIKGKIVLVGATATGIYDMRTTPFSSFYPGVEIHATVIDNILRQNFLIHSGWIKFIDVCIIVMVGLLIGFLLPRLKAMAGMALSGSLIAAFIIINTNIFIHYNVWMNMIYPLLTMIASYLGITVYRYVTEEREKKKIRGAFQYYLTASVVNEILKDPSKLKLGGDKKNLSVMFSDIRGFTSISEQLAPEQLVQLLNEYLTAMTNIVFKHEGLLDKYIGDAIMAVFGAPLDQPDHARRACLTAVEMMSELKRLRIKWASEGWPPINIGIGINTGDMVVGNMGSEMRFDYTVMGDSVNLSSRLEGTNKEYGTNIIVSEFTHEIVKDEFFFRELDAVRVKGKKLPVRIFELLGEQKDKAQWQGFADIFATGLQSYREGRWDEAIAQFNKVLGAKPGDYPAQLYLERCEALKENPPEGEWDGVFTMTKK